In Clostridia bacterium, one genomic interval encodes:
- a CDS encoding helix-turn-helix transcriptional regulator: MRTKNEIAENGCEYSYDKLWKLLIDRKLRKKDLQKLTHISPAVIAKMGRGEAVNLSTLGKICVVLECGLSDVVDIVKKVKPKKRRGKTAIV; this comes from the coding sequence ATGCGCACGAAAAACGAAATTGCCGAAAACGGCTGCGAATATTCCTACGACAAGCTCTGGAAGCTGCTCATAGACCGCAAGCTTCGCAAGAAGGACCTGCAGAAGCTGACTCACATCAGCCCCGCGGTCATCGCGAAGATGGGGCGCGGCGAGGCGGTCAACCTCTCCACGCTGGGCAAGATATGCGTCGTGCTCGAATGCGGGCTTTCCGACGTCGTAGATATCGTCAAGAAGGTCAAGCCGAAAAAACGCAGAGGCAAGACCGCGATAGTATAA